In Euphorbia lathyris chromosome 2, ddEupLath1.1, whole genome shotgun sequence, the sequence tagagctgatctagggtgatccgccagacggcttcctttgctacgtggcatatcttaaggtaattatctcttttggtcctcatgataatatcctaatgttatcagaagcccccccccccccaaaatgcccttaaagtcctttagggcttttggacttctgCGCGCCATCTTATGCTTCCGCATTTAATGTGCACTCTGTTCAACATCCTTTGATGGCCGACACGTGTAATAGCACACTGCCCTAGAAACGTtcaaaaaccatcttcatctttcggagtttctctttctttcttatttTCCATCTCCTCCCGTTTTCGAAGCCTTTCCTCAGAAACTTCAAAGATCCTACTCAGGCTTCTgcatttccatgtaagtgctttttattttactctgaatgtttagaagttcatcttcatcctctgGGTCAACTTCCGAACTCTTTAATTCGACGTCTTCTCCtaagattgaagtagattttagttggaccacatcCTCGTCGGAAAACTCCCAATCTTCCATTGGCGAGATTAATTCTGGTTCAactgagttcaataactcggcgcgtaacccttaccagactcgttccaccGGAAATCCTTCTTTCTTTTCCGGTTTTACTCCGGCCGGTGCCCGTAACCGGTTTCTGGGTTtaatggcttcttcttctgttcctgttagaaaaaagaatcctcgagcggagtctacttcgtctcgtatgagtgccgcggatttgGCGAGTCTAtcggatcgctttccgtggatcaaaaattatgaaacCCAACTCCCAGCTTCTCATCAACGCCCCTTCAATCCGCCGATGGGCTTCTTTACTGTATTTTGTAGTCATATTGAGAGAGGGTTCCGCCTTCCTCTTCCCCAGAtgttggcggatatcctctcgtATTTTGACTTCGCCGTCAGCCAGCTACACCCTAACGGCTGGCTTGACATGGCTTTAGATTGTTATCTTGCATCAAATTTAGGCGTAGCGTATAATGGCCgaatctttagagcttttcacaaaccctccaagaggaagtcggagtcttatcttacattcgccaaatttggtgtctattcgcccttttacgacaaaatgtccaacgttcatagctgggatgagagtttcttctacgtgaagataaaggaggatGAACCGTTAGGTTTTCCTTCCGTCTGGAACTCTCgtccgctacatatggcgggtgacatgcgaatcCTAACACACAGTGATGAagaggtggcggatctcatgaagcagattaaggcggatgcatggacgtatgcggatgccttagccttcatgatgagtgacattcctctgatccgccgagtggaggatcaattcatttattcaaaaattactcagtttgatcaaggtaccttGCATATTTCAGGAGCTTTAATTATTCTGATatcttctttggcaggggtgtatctaaggcaaatcgtgctcttgcagagacgcgcaaGATGTTTCAAGAAGAGGAAGCCCGCAAGAAGAGTCAGGCGGCTAACCCTCAACCTGATACGGGCAAACGCCCTATGGAGACGGCTGTCGATCCGCCGctgaagaagaggcggcccaatACTATTGGGAGTACCAAGATAATGGCGGACGCGATTAAATCCGCCAAACCTACTGAGAAAGTGGTTCAGGTAATTCGTCTCTTGATTTTGTTTCCTGCTCATCTGATTTTAAAGCGGCGTATGGTTTTTCCTGTTTgcgcagatggcgaagcctgatatcGGTGGATATTGGTCCGCCAAGTTTGGGGTTCAAGGAACTTTTGAGAGTGAATCTCTCTTGAATGACCTGGACGAAGCTTTAGAACAGGTGGGAGAAGTACAAAAGGATTACGACCAAATCCCCGGATCGATCCACGTCCATAAGGGAAAGTCGGAGCTTCTTTCGGTGAGTATTAAAAGAATATGATGATTTGTTTCGTTCTTGGACTAAATCCTTTTGTTTTCCTCAGCTGTATGCCCGCTTGCGCACTTTGGAGAATGGAGtccttcagaatgtggcggataGGGCGACTattgaaaagttagagaaagagatagcGAATGCCAATTCCACTATTGCCACCGCCAACGCGAACCTAGCTTCCGCCACAGCTGCTTTAGTTCTCCGAGACGGGGAGATACAAAATCTGAAGGCAAAGATAGCTTCTGATGCTAAAAGCCATGAAGATGCTCTCGGGGAAGCGGAATACACGGCGGGCGAACATGCATTCTTTTAtggagagatgcttatggcgtacttctctttAGCCCATCCTGAaattgatttcacagatcctgaGTTCGCTGTCCCCGAACCGGAAGATGTGGCAAGGTTCAAGAAGATGCCCGATGCCAAGGAGTACCTTCGCAACTATGTGcgaaaatggatgaagggaaccTTGCCGGATGTCAAACCTTCTACCACAGTTGTGGTGGATGACCTCCAGGAGATGCCGTCCAAAGCTGATTCTGAACAAAAAGGGGATAAGGAAGTATCTCTTGAAGGCGGATCCATGACTGCGGAGAAGAAGGACCCTCAAGCGAGCGTCGGGGGCGAAGGAAGCACAAAAGAAGATGCTCCTATTATCATTTAGTTAGCAATTTTTGTAAAAACTTTTCAAGTATAATTCCAAACATTGCTATGTATAaacattattttacttttacaCTTGCGCAGGACAGTGTTTTCAATGTGAGTATGTTTaggatttttgtttgaagtaggtggccagccatacttcattgtatgaacctttgtgaaggtttgaagctgttctattccttctttagaggaagtaaagctgcccaggggttcaatttgctacctatctttgaggtgaaatgacccgcccgtaggacttgtgaattcctttttgaaaaggataagagagtgtaaagaccttgcgtccaaggatcgttttaactcttattggagattgggatccgcccggagatggatccgcccataagattgatcctCTTATGTGCTTTAGGATAGCGATATATTgcgaatgtggagagcgttgggtgcctccccttctttttaagactggaatattgatattgcagcagtaaactataaaaagaacatgaataataaaaccaacgatatttattaatgggatgaacaccttattacagcggACAGGTCTTTATAGATGAGCCTCatcaaaacctttaacaagaaaaaccccatgggaaaaagcttgttaaaggaaaaagagtactcaagaccatactttattttctaacaaagtatttgcggagattttggagattccacgtgcgtggcagcGTGTTGCCCTccgtatcttgtattttgaatgtggctggtcccaccttctccactatctggtatggacctatCCAATTGATCCCCaacttgcctttgccttctcgagattggactttatcagccttgcgaagcacaagatctccCATCTTTAGATCCACaatcttggcatttttatcatgataggatgcaatccgctgtttatatgctgccatgcgtacataggattgatcCCTGCGATCCTCGACCTGATCCAGACGTTCCCTTAGTCGTTTATCGTTGTCTTCTTCATAATAAAAGGCCACTCAATCACTGGGGACTCGTATTTCCACGGGGATTacggcctccactccatgagaaagggcgaacggCGTTTCTCCCGTAGCGGTTCTTGGGgttgtgcgataagcccataaaacactttTAAGTTGATCCGCCCATCTTTTGTCATGTTCTCCCAACCTCTTTTTTATCCCCTTTACAATCGTTCGATTGGTCACTttggtcattccattggactgaggataataaacggaggcgaatatGTTCATGATGCCCAATCCCTCACAAaaagccttgaatttgccacagttaaactgtgtcccgttgtcagtgatgatggtgtgtggaatgccatatcttcccacgatattgTCTTTGACAAACTCTACTATCTGCTCtgctgtaatggaggaaacagcctcggcttctacccatttggtgaaatggtccaccgtTACTATTACATACTTCTTTTGccggcgagttggaggaaatggtccaacgatgtctattccccaaaggGCGAACGGACGACCTTCAATGATTGGCCTTTGAATGTGCTTGGTAGTGTGTGACTCATTTGCGTGAATCTGGCAactatgacaagattctaccaaactctggGCATCTAACTCggctgtgggccagtagaaacctgctatccTTGATTTCTTCAAGATCGCGGGGGATGCCTCATGTGACCCGCAAGAcccctcatgtagctctttgaggatctgttgcccttcttctggtagaatgcatttcaTCCAAGGATGACTAAAAGACCTTCTATAAAGACCATtattgatcaaggagaagtaaGTCGATCTCCTGACAATCTTCCTCgcctcttccttgtcttcaggtaaTGTTCCATTCAGTAGGTACTGGCGAATGACTGTCCTCCAATCATCCTCCATTGTTGTGAGTACGGACACTTCTTCAGCAGCAAAtgctggagccatttttactTCGAAAGGACAATCTGGATCTGCCCAGTTTACTTCActagaagccattttggccaattgatcagcctctgtattggattcccttggtatgtgaaccaattcccacttagtttctttagcttcaaggttatccagaatctttttgacttctgctacatacttggccagaacctcgtccttcacctcgtaattcttgattacttggttgaccattagtttagaatcgctgtagatcacgatctgctccggggtgatttcttgaagtagacgtaagcccaatatcagagcttcgtactcagcagcattattagtagcATGTAAATTTAACTTTGCTGCGTATCGCAGTCTTATgtagtggggacctttgatcacaactcccacaccagctccatctgcggaggaagctccatctgtatacattgaccattcttctaacggaggcttgggatgagatatcccctcgtcagtgaattcattcacgaagtccgccaggacctggCTTTTTAAAGATGACCTGCTCTCgtatcttacatcaaattcacccaagcgaatcgcccattccatcaaccttcccgaagtgtccggcttctgtaatacctttctcatcggtatatgGGTTCGAACTATCAcggtatgcgcctgaaagtatggcctaaggcggattgccgtggtcacgacagccagtgccattttgtccaacttcgaatatctggtttcagcatctttcaaaacttcgaattgttggccatcttcttctcgcaccatgactgtgcatacggctttatccgtaactGACACATACATGTATAAATCCTCCCCCCTCataggtcgactcatcatgggtggctctgtaaggaaccgcttgattccttcgaatgcATTTtggcaatcttcattccactcaaacgccttttgtcccttgataacttcgaaaaaaggctgacatctacgagctgagcaagagataaacctgcccaaggttatgatacgcccattgaggcgttgtacttctctgatattccgaggaggttgcatttctaggactgctttgactttgtcaggatttgggctaattcCTCTttcgctaatcatgaatcctagAAATTTgccatatgttgccccgaaagtacATTTCTCTGGATTTAACTTGATGTTGTGATGGCGAAGTATGTCCAGTACTTCCTTTACATCCTCTGCATGCTTTTCCGCAGTTgcgcttttaatgatcatatcatctacatagacagaataattatcATTCTTACTGTTCaagaatatcttgttcatcatcctctgataggtagcacctgcgttcttgagcccgaagggcataactttaaaacaataagtagcttgatgtgtcacgaacgaggtcttgattctatctgagggctccatagggatttgatgataacttgatttcacgtcagtaaaggaatacattgcatgaccggcagttccatctacaagcatgtctatgcatggcaaaggatagttatcattggggcaagctttattaagatctgtgaagtcaatgcacatgcggtaggatccgccagctttcttgactagcacgacgttcgccaaccactgagtgtaaagtacttcctcaatggcatccgccttctgGAGCTTGGCAATTTCCTCCTCTATCACTTTTTGTCTTTCTGGACCATGATTCCTTCGCTTCTGggccacaggaactgcatctttatcaatgttgagtttatgggtgattacatcCGGACTGATTCCAGatagaatttcatccttccatgcgaagacatcttcgGCCTCACAGAGTACCTTGGAGATTGCATCTCTGATATTGCCCTGTAGTCCTTTAGCTATCCGTACCTGCTTTTCTTCTGCCATCaggtacatttcggtttcgcctaaggccattgtgacacgctcttcttcatcttcctccttagattgagggcgaatcattaaggaaGCCAAATATGTCTCTTGGGCTACTTTTTGACAACCTCTAACCATCACGCCCCCCTtgaccgtggggatgtaaagcgttaaatggcgaatagagataagagctgcagcTTCGGAGATGAAAGGTCGcccgaggataatattgtaggcTAATTGTCCGTCCAAGACCGAAAACTCCAAAtctcctctccaaacttgatcatcatcagtAAGCTCGCAATtcaaagtaacttggcctttcgtctggATGGTAGGACCCGTCACTCCTAAAATGTCCACCACAGTTGGTTCTACCTGGACAGGATCAAtcttgagtttggcgaatgctcctcgggtaatgacattacatgaacttcctGTATCGATCATTACCCTCTTCATCTCCCAACCCtcaaccatcatagtgacgaccaatgCGTCCGCATGGGGTGGAATTTCAGGACCTGCGTCTGAGAAAGGGCGGTTTAGTGATGTCTTGTCAAGTGTGGTTGTCTTCGCCTTTTTCAACGTTGGCTGATAGCCAGGCCCACCTGCTATGAcgttgatggtaccctttcctttcttctttgggtcctctttggatttgtcatcttcctttccttctgtttggatgaaccgatccaattttcctctctcaatgagccgctcaatttctcgagccaattcccagcaagcatccgtatcatgaccattcttcctgtgatacttgcaataatttttaggattctttcctttgttggtgtactcccccccttttggctcggggtatgaaatgctccgtttgtgctggctgttctcgatccatataagaacttcacttttagaagcattgagaggtatgaaggaggtgacaaacatTGATTTGTTCCTAGAATCCCTTCGTTTGTTTCGAGAAGAAGAATCTTGACGTTTGTCTCTGTCCCGGTCCCGAAGGCGGGACTCGCCTCTATCCTTCTTTGGCGATGATGGTGTACCTCGGCGAATATCATCAACCTCTATAAAGTCTTTACAGcgctccatcaactctgccatgctggtgggctttttacgaatgaggtcttcttgcaaacttttacaagtagtgTTTCTTACAAAGcactccacagctacggagatatctacatcaacgatttgtatacacaactggttgaaagtgtccacataatcTCGAAgtggttcattcgccttctgttttagctcaaaaagctttccagatttcaccactgcagggatGCAGCCAgcaaattttgcacaaaattccctgcttaatTGATCGAAGCTATTTATAGAGCCtggaggtagagattggaacCATAAATAGGCTGGACCTCCCAAAGTGGTGACAAACATCTTGCAAAGTACAGgttcggtggctcgattgagtcTGGCCAAGATTCTAtattttcgaacatgagcctccGGATTGTCTTTGCCTGTGTAAATTGCAAGATTAGGGATTTTAAACGCCCTTTCAGTTTCCTCTGCTTCGATCCAGGCcgcaaaaggcgaatctctattggcgaatggattatgcctagcattttcctcattcattTGGAGCACTAGGGCccttactctatcatcaaaattctccggatccgccctgggatgatctcttcgtggcgatctgcttggagaggaagaagaacttgattctGACGATGAATCCGATGGCGAATGTCTGCCTCGTCCGCCTCCCCGTCTTCCTCCGTCGCCTCCCCCTCCACTTCCTCTATTTGGAGGAATTGGACCGTTTCCTCCTTGCTGGCCTTCTGGCAgagtgtgtccaacagttctcGAAGATGGATGGGGTGGTGGTCCACCTATATGAGACGTTTTTTCCGGTCTCTTGCTCcttctacgaccagtagatggagcAGATCTGCCACGGCGTGGAGATTTTGTTCGCCTTGGCGAAGGAGATCTTGCCTGCTTATCTTTGTTCTTTTTACGCTTTTTACGAATGGGCTCTTTAAATCCGCCATGGGACGAATTCGTCCACGGGCGCCTGGGTACATTCGGCCCATCACGATTAAACCTTGGAACTTCTGATCCGCCAGGAGGGACCGTATTGTTCCCGTGGCTTCCTTCACCAGGAAACAGCTCCCTGATAACTGGTCGCGCTCCACCCGGCGCCGTGGTAGTTACCGTAGAGTCAAcgttgtgagcttgaaggaatgaagagctacGAGCCCCAGGTCCCAGACCGAAGTTTAACGGAGGTAGAGATGAGACAACTGATGTAGGTACCGTACTACTATGAGGAGGAATAGTCATGAACGCCCGAAGGCGGTTTCCAATTTCAAGCCCATATCGCGCCTCGATATCCTGAGCACACATATCAAGGAAGGATGCCGTGGGCATATTTCCATCAATATTCATCGTAGGGGCGATTGTGCTTGTGCATCCaacactagatggtgtaattatTGGCGATtcgatccctgaggagggattttgtatttcatcattcatgatgtttcaatgtgaacgaaaaatcctttatttggtcaaggattccacgctcaccgcaccaattgataacactggagaaaCTTCTTGATCGGAtcccgtccctgtgaggcgccgctgggatcggtcggggacactctgatgccaaagtcagtagaatatatggagaataaatcgtattgacaaagcttagtgaatgtaaaagtaagtgtaccttgatagcctagaaaggtaggctatatatagttgaggaattcgtaacccctaggtaactagaaagcctccattaatgctcatttaatggcggttacaagttactcttaattgGGCGGTTTGAGattattaatgattcatttaataatcatttatggTCGAGACGGTGGCCAGCCGTTATctaggtaaatggagagattcgcctaagagatccgccagcggatctcttagagctgatctagggtgatccgccagacggcttcctttgctacgtggcatatcttaaggtaattatctcttttggtcctcatgataatatcctAATGTTATCAAATCACAACATCTATCTTTTCTTCATCTTTGCCATGCTGTAATCTTCAGAAGATTAGGGTTAGTGAAAGAGATTGGAAGTCTTTTTAGagagaagagttagagagagaggacttaaaaagagaaagggaaagatagAGAGAGGGATTGCAAGGAAGGAGATAAgtgtattttagtaatttcataggggataagggtattttagtaattatataagAAGTGTGTCCCACTTTTTAAAATGGGTAAatgaaaaatgatgaggtggcgtgttgaccaggcgttgaccggtcatttttacctgctgtataccaaagtgggaggtcacctataagttcgtatatattactgagacaaattgaaggttgtacaccaaagtgtaaaatagggtaaatgttgtacactattgatgaaatttacccgaccaaataatagatcatgggccaaatacacaaattttagataggttgataggggcgtttcgtccctatcttttagagtgatttacggtttagttttagatgaaataaataagtttaattacaaaaatagagtgttttaaataaaataacgaaat encodes:
- the LOC136220371 gene encoding uncharacterized protein translates to MFQEEEARKKSQAANPQPDTGKRPMETAVDPPLKKRRPNTIGSTKIMADAIKSAKPTEKVVQMAKPDIGGYWSAKFGVQGTFESESLLNDLDEALEQVGEVQKDYDQIPGSIHVHKGKSELLSLYARLRTLENGVLQNVADRATIEKLEKEIANANSTIATANANLASATAALVLRDGEIQNLKAKIASDAKSHEDALGEAEYTAGEHAFFYGEMLMAYFSLAHPEIDFTDPEFAVPEPEDVARFKKMPDAKEYLRNYVRKWMKGTLPDVKPSTTVVVDDLQEMPSKADSEQKGDKEVSLEGGSMTAEKKDPQASVGGEGSTKEDAPIII